Proteins co-encoded in one Prunus persica cultivar Lovell chromosome G6, Prunus_persica_NCBIv2, whole genome shotgun sequence genomic window:
- the LOC18773772 gene encoding 60S ribosomal protein L6, with protein sequence MAAKARLPRKTRNPDLIRGVGKFSRSKMYHKRGLWAIKAKNGGVFPRHDPKPTAETGPEKVPKFYPADDVKKPLVNKRKLKPTKLRASVTPGTVLIILAGRFKGKRVVFLKQLPSGLLLVTGPFKINGVPLRRVNQSYVIATSTKVDISGVNVEKFDDKYFAKQVEKKKNKGGREFFEAEKEEKNVFPQEKKDDQKSVDASLIKSIDAVPDLKTYLAARFSLKSGMKPHELVF encoded by the exons ATGGCGGCAAAAGCTAGACTTCCCAGAAAGACTCGAAACCCAGATCTGATTCGTGGGGTGGGCAAGTTCTCCAGGTCCAAGATGTACCACAAGCGCGGCCTTTGGGCCATCAAGGCCAAAAACGGCGGCGTTTTTCCCCGCCATGACCCGAAGCCAACGGCTGAGACCGGGCCGGAAAAGGTCCCCAAGTTCTACCCTGCCGATGACGTCAAGAAGCCGCTCGTCAACAAGCGCAAGCTCAAGCCTACCAAGCTCAG GGCTAGTGTTACACCAGGTACGGTGTTGATTATATTGGCGGGAAGGTTTAAGGGCAAGAGAGTTGTTTTTCTTAAGCAGCTTCCATCTGGGTTGCTTCTCGTTACTG GGCcattcaaaattaatggtgTTCCTTTGAGACGCGTGAACCAGTCCTATGTGATTGCCACTTCCACCAAGGTTGACATTTCTGGGGTGAATGTCGAGAAGTTTGATGACAAATACTTTGCAAAGCaagtggagaagaagaaaaataagggaGGGAGAGAATTTTTTGAGGCAGAGAAAGAG GAAAAGAATGTGTTCccacaagaaaagaaagatgatCAGAAAAGTGTGGATGCCTCATTGATAAAGTCGATTGACGCTGTCCCAGACTTGAAGACATACTTAGCAGCGAGATTCTCTCTTAAGTCAGGCATGAAGCCTCACGAGCTTGTCTTTTAG